The following are encoded together in the Acetonema longum DSM 6540 genome:
- a CDS encoding FtsW/RodA/SpoVE family cell cycle protein, protein MESKTRFWAGPSEAVLVITLLLVVFGAITVFSASFVLAGQLFHDSYYFIKRHFLTVFLGLMGLFITAKLGYRRVIALVPVLLVATVALLVAVHFLGEDANGARRWIRIFIKFQPSELAKLAVILLSAAYLGTKMDRSQPISLFSLPVYINLALSFIVLRQPDMGTAAVMMGLCLTLYLIAGIPRQEFFLLSLGGSAVIVYLIFAVGYRAERVLAWMDPWQYPLTSGYQVVQSLLAIGSGGFWGTGLGRGGSKFYYLPEAHTDFAFAVLCQEMGFIGAAVVLVMLAAFTWYAVKIAMNASDSVGMLLASGVIILVLGQAVGNIAMVTGLFPVTGIPLPFISYGGTSLVVNLTAVGILISIGRCKPVDRVPLPDATKESGERKHLTLVPRR, encoded by the coding sequence GTGGAAAGCAAAACCAGGTTTTGGGCAGGTCCGTCTGAGGCAGTACTGGTGATTACCCTGCTCTTGGTGGTATTCGGGGCAATTACGGTGTTCAGTGCCAGTTTTGTTTTAGCGGGTCAGTTGTTTCATGACAGTTACTATTTTATCAAACGGCACTTTTTGACCGTTTTTTTGGGCCTTATGGGGCTTTTTATCACTGCCAAACTGGGATACCGCCGGGTTATTGCCTTGGTGCCGGTATTACTTGTGGCTACAGTGGCTCTGTTGGTTGCGGTTCACTTTTTGGGGGAAGATGCTAACGGCGCACGGCGCTGGATCCGGATTTTCATCAAATTCCAGCCGTCTGAGCTGGCCAAGCTGGCGGTCATCCTGCTTTCGGCGGCTTATTTGGGGACAAAAATGGACCGGTCCCAGCCAATTTCCCTATTTTCCCTGCCGGTATACATCAATCTGGCATTGAGCTTTATAGTATTGCGCCAGCCGGATATGGGCACGGCAGCCGTGATGATGGGGCTGTGTCTGACTCTTTATCTTATTGCCGGCATTCCCAGACAGGAATTTTTCTTGCTGAGCCTGGGCGGCAGCGCTGTAATCGTTTATCTGATCTTCGCCGTAGGCTATCGGGCCGAGCGGGTGCTGGCCTGGATGGACCCCTGGCAATATCCTCTGACTTCGGGGTATCAAGTCGTTCAATCCCTGCTGGCCATTGGCTCTGGGGGATTCTGGGGTACAGGCCTGGGCCGGGGAGGCAGTAAGTTTTACTATCTGCCGGAGGCTCATACCGATTTTGCCTTTGCGGTTCTCTGTCAGGAGATGGGGTTTATCGGAGCGGCAGTGGTGCTGGTGATGCTGGCCGCCTTTACCTGGTACGCCGTCAAAATTGCCATGAATGCCAGCGACAGCGTGGGGATGCTGCTGGCTTCCGGCGTAATTATTCTGGTGCTGGGTCAGGCCGTAGGCAATATTGCCATGGTGACGGGATTGTTTCCGGTAACCGGCATTCCCCTGCCGTTTATCAGTTACGGCGGAACCTCGCTGGTGGTAAACCTGACGGCCGTCGGCATTCTGATCAGCATCGGACGGTGCAAGCCTGTTGACAGGGTTCCCCTGCCTGATGCGACGAAAGAAAGCGGCGAACGCAAGCACCTGACCTTAGTACCGCGGCGTTAA
- a CDS encoding PspC domain-containing protein encodes MVWLVRLGAYTLSGLAVWQFFSGGGSPADLLPGQKYLMLDPANGMMFGVCAGVSNYTGIDVTIIRLVWALAAIYRGVGIGLYILAFLIMPTVPH; translated from the coding sequence TTGGTCTGGTTGGTACGGCTTGGGGCTTACACATTAAGCGGCCTGGCGGTCTGGCAGTTTTTTTCGGGCGGGGGCAGTCCGGCCGATTTACTGCCGGGGCAAAAGTATCTGATGTTGGATCCTGCCAATGGCATGATGTTTGGCGTATGCGCCGGCGTCAGCAATTACACTGGGATTGATGTCACAATTATCCGCCTGGTTTGGGCTCTGGCCGCAATTTACCGGGGAGTCGGCATTGGATTATACATACTGGCCTTTTTGATTATGCCGACTGTGCCTCATTGA